Proteins co-encoded in one Pirellulales bacterium genomic window:
- the fabF gene encoding beta-ketoacyl-ACP synthase II produces MNRRVAVTGLGIVSSLGHQVETVWQRVLRGDSGIRPLTLFDTERFKVKFGGEISDWAPSEKYMSPKDHKRLDRFTQFALVAGTDAVTQSGIDFTKEDAFRCGVIIGSGIGGLHEIEEQLGRLLSKGPDRVSAFLVPKMMVNAASGYLSIVYGLRGPNTAVATACASAANAMGDAFRTIQHGDADVMITGGAEAAITPISIAGFQNMRALSERNDAPQQASRPFDKDRDGFVLSEGAGILVFEEVEHARRRGATILAEVLGYGASADGGHITQPDEHGTGAAKAMEMALADAQLNPADVGYINAHGTSTALGDLAETRAIKQIFGEHAKKTSISSTKSQVGHLLGASGGVELIFSILALRDGKIPPTINLDHPDPECDLDYTPKHARDRKFTAAISNSFGFGGHNACLAVGQYRNGKA; encoded by the coding sequence ATGAATCGCCGTGTCGCGGTCACTGGCCTGGGAATTGTCAGTTCACTGGGCCACCAGGTGGAAACAGTGTGGCAGCGCGTGCTGCGCGGCGACAGCGGCATTCGTCCGCTTACCCTGTTCGACACCGAGCGGTTCAAAGTGAAGTTCGGCGGCGAAATTTCCGATTGGGCGCCCAGCGAAAAGTACATGTCGCCCAAAGATCACAAGCGGCTCGACCGCTTCACGCAATTTGCGCTGGTGGCGGGGACGGACGCGGTCACGCAAAGCGGCATTGATTTCACGAAGGAAGATGCGTTCCGGTGCGGCGTGATTATCGGCTCCGGCATCGGCGGCCTGCACGAAATTGAAGAGCAATTAGGGCGGTTGTTAAGCAAAGGGCCTGATCGGGTTTCGGCGTTTCTGGTTCCCAAAATGATGGTCAACGCCGCCAGCGGTTATTTATCCATTGTATATGGCCTGCGCGGACCCAACACGGCCGTGGCCACCGCTTGCGCCAGCGCCGCCAACGCCATGGGAGATGCTTTCCGCACCATTCAGCATGGCGATGCCGACGTAATGATTACCGGCGGCGCCGAAGCGGCCATTACGCCCATCAGCATTGCCGGATTCCAAAACATGCGGGCACTTTCGGAACGAAACGATGCGCCGCAACAAGCGAGCCGGCCCTTCGATAAAGATCGCGATGGCTTCGTGCTTAGCGAGGGGGCCGGAATTTTAGTGTTCGAAGAAGTGGAGCATGCTCGCCGCCGGGGTGCGACCATCCTGGCCGAAGTGCTAGGTTATGGCGCCAGCGCCGATGGTGGGCATATTACCCAGCCCGACGAGCATGGAACCGGCGCCGCCAAAGCGATGGAAATGGCGTTGGCCGATGCCCAGTTGAATCCTGCCGATGTGGGTTACATTAACGCCCATGGCACCAGCACCGCGCTGGGCGATTTGGCGGAAACACGAGCCATTAAACAAATTTTCGGCGAGCACGCGAAAAAAACGAGCATTTCCAGCACGAAAAGCCAAGTGGGGCATTTGCTAGGCGCCAGCGGCGGCGTGGAATTAATCTTCAGCATTTTAGCCCTGCGCGACGGAAAAATTCCGCCGACCATCAATTTGGATCATCCTGATCCGGAATGCGATTTGGATTACACCCCCAAGCACGCCCGGGATCGCAAATTTACCGCTGCTATTAGCAATAGCTTTGGCTTCGGCGGCCACAACGCCTGCCTGGCAGTGGGGCAATATCGCAACGGGAAAGCGTAG
- a CDS encoding beta-ketoacyl-[acyl-carrier-protein] synthase family protein, which produces MPASARRIVITGLGLISPVGSSKQALWEALSSGRSGVGALEAVPSKYLPTHVAAEVREFTGDIENFGPLEKEQKKAIRKGLKVMCRECQMGVAAAQLAVADAGLAVGNGKYDPDRTGCLFGADYMLTLPEEFSAGINKCRSADGLFDYTRWATEGMPQLSPLWLLKYLPNMPASHVAIYNDFRGPNNSITHREAAANLAIGEAYRTILRGSADIMVVGATGTRVHPMKTIHAVQTEELAGNGVEPAKASRPFDKNRTGMVIGEGAGAIVIEELATAKARGATILAEIVGHGSSHVADRNCVAHRDSALANVMRNCLRASGLSPSEVGHIHAHGLSTRSCDIDEAKAIREVFGAAADRVPVTAAKSYFGNLGAGSGMIELIASVLALAHGQLFPVLNYETPDPECPIAVAAPQNGRADPGRSFLNLSVTPQGQASAILVQAME; this is translated from the coding sequence ATGCCTGCATCTGCACGACGCATCGTCATTACCGGTTTGGGTTTAATCAGCCCCGTCGGAAGCTCTAAGCAGGCTTTGTGGGAGGCCCTGAGCTCGGGGCGCAGCGGCGTGGGCGCGCTGGAAGCCGTGCCGTCGAAGTATTTGCCCACGCACGTGGCGGCCGAAGTCCGGGAATTCACGGGGGACATCGAAAACTTTGGTCCGCTGGAAAAGGAGCAGAAAAAAGCGATCCGCAAAGGGCTGAAAGTTATGTGCCGCGAATGCCAAATGGGAGTGGCTGCGGCTCAATTGGCCGTGGCCGATGCCGGCCTGGCCGTGGGCAACGGAAAGTATGACCCCGACCGCACCGGATGTCTGTTCGGCGCCGATTACATGCTTACGCTGCCCGAAGAATTTAGCGCGGGCATTAACAAATGCCGCAGTGCCGACGGCCTGTTCGATTACACCCGCTGGGCGACCGAGGGCATGCCGCAGCTTTCGCCGCTCTGGTTGCTGAAGTATTTGCCGAACATGCCCGCCAGCCACGTGGCCATTTACAACGACTTTCGGGGACCGAACAATTCGATTACCCATCGCGAGGCCGCCGCTAATTTAGCCATCGGGGAAGCATATCGGACCATCCTCCGCGGCAGCGCAGATATTATGGTTGTGGGGGCCACCGGTACCCGCGTGCATCCGATGAAAACGATTCACGCGGTGCAAACCGAAGAGCTGGCCGGGAATGGCGTGGAGCCGGCCAAGGCGAGCCGACCGTTCGACAAAAACCGCACCGGCATGGTGATTGGCGAAGGGGCCGGGGCGATTGTCATCGAAGAGCTGGCCACGGCCAAAGCGCGAGGGGCCACTATTCTGGCCGAAATTGTGGGGCACGGGTCGTCTCACGTCGCCGACAGAAATTGCGTGGCGCACCGCGACTCCGCGCTGGCGAATGTCATGCGCAACTGTTTGCGCGCTTCGGGCCTATCGCCCAGTGAAGTGGGCCACATTCATGCCCACGGCTTGAGTACTCGCAGTTGCGATATAGACGAAGCGAAAGCCATTCGCGAAGTGTTTGGCGCGGCGGCCGATAGAGTTCCCGTGACGGCGGCCAAAAGCTATTTCGGCAACTTGGGGGCCGGCAGCGGCATGATCGAACTCATCGCCAGTGTGTTGGCGCTGGCCCACGGGCAATTATTCCCCGTTTTGAACTACGAAACGCCCGATCCGGAGTGCCCCATTGCCGTGGCGGCGCCCCAAAATGGCCGCGCCGATCCGGGCCGCTCTTTCTTGAATTTGAGCGTGACGCCGCAGGGGCAAGCCAGCGCCATATTGGTGCAAGCGATGGAGTAG
- a CDS encoding acyl carrier protein: MATVSERVIDIVATQLGVSKDQITAETNFVNDLGADSLDQVELVMELEEEFDVNIPDDAAEKIQTVGQAIEYIEKTQK; the protein is encoded by the coding sequence GTGGCAACTGTTTCCGAACGAGTCATCGATATTGTGGCCACGCAATTAGGCGTGAGCAAGGATCAAATTACGGCCGAAACCAACTTCGTCAACGACCTGGGCGCCGATTCGCTGGATCAGGTGGAGTTGGTGATGGAACTGGAGGAAGAGTTCGACGTCAACATTCCCGACGATGCCGCGGAAAAAATCCAAACGGTTGGCCAGGCCATCGAGTACATCGAAAAGACGCAGAAGTAA